Proteins from a genomic interval of Danio rerio strain Tuebingen ecotype United States chromosome 4, GRCz12tu, whole genome shotgun sequence:
- the LOC103911588 gene encoding uncharacterized protein, whose translation MAFIKEESEDVKIEETFTVKQEDLQEQTDLMLLKEKTHQQNEMEEKQQDMTTDEKPTLTKKTLSRGRPRKSKPRCNFSCKQCGKSFSQKPKLDVHIRDHTREKAYTCKQCGKSFYNTRNLTVHMRIHTGERPYTCQQCGKSFHKTGNLTVHLRIHTGERPYTCQQCGKSFQTTGNLTVHMRIHTGEKPYSCPQCGKSYSQNSNLEVHMRTHNGGRTFVCTQCGKRFVKKQNLDLHMRIHTGEKPYTCTECGKSFPYKSTLKHHMIVHTGEKPFACAQCGKSFTCNANLRNHMNGHTGTIVFTCDLCGKSLTHKYSIKNHMKTHSGERFICIECGKGFKHKRSLSNHMELHNGEQSPQN comes from the coding sequence acCTGATGTTGCTGAAAGAAAAGACTCATCAACAGAATGAAATGGAAGAGAAACAGCAAGACATGACGACTGATGAAAAACCTACACTGACGAAAAAGACTTTGTCACgtggaagacctcggaaatccaaacctaggtgtaatttcagctgtaaacaatgtggaaaaagtttcAGTCAGAAGCCAAAGCTTGATGTTCACATAAGAGATCACACTAGGGAGAAAGCTTATACTtgcaaacagtgtggaaagagcttctaTAATACAAGAAACCtaacagtgcacatgagaattcacactggagaaaggccgtacacatgccaacagtgtgggaaAAGCTTCCATAAAACAGGAAACTTAACAGTGCActtgagaattcacactggagagaggccatacacatgccaacagtgtgggaaAAGCTTTCAAACTACAGGAAACTtaacagtgcacatgagaattcacactggggagaagccttactcttgccctcagtgtggaaaaaGTTATAGTCAAAATAGCAACCTTGAagtccacatgagaactcacaatgGAGGAAGAACTTTTGTTTGCACACAGTGTGGTAAAagatttgttaaaaaacaaaatcttgacctccacatgaggattcacactggagagaaaccttacacatgcacagagtgtggtaaaagtttcccatataaaagcacactcaaacaccacatgatagttcacaccggagagaagccgtttgcatgtgcgcagtgtggaaagagcttcacatgTAATGCTAACCTCAGgaaccacatgaatggtcacactggaaccatagtgttcacatgtgatctgtgtggaaagagtctcacacaCAAATACTCCATAAAGAACCACATGAAGACTCACTCAGGAGAGCGTTTTATATGCATtgagtgtggaaagggctttaaacataaaagaagcctcAGCAATCACATggagcttcacaatggagagcagagTCCTCAAAATTAa